The window GATGTGAGCCAGGGTGGGAGCAGAGTTGGGAAGTCTCACGGACTGGCCCCTGGCAGACTGCACAGGGTGGTTATCTGGAGATATTCCGCTTTGGTTAGGGTcactgtgcttttctttctagcagagcagaaatacaAAGATGTGCTCCAGTGAGTACATCAACACTTTTGAGATCAGTCTAGTTCTTTCACTGAaatctcctcccccccccccccccactttGGCCACAGTAAGGGAGGTGCAAAGCTTAGCAGATATTTCATTCTTGTTACAGGTACAGCATCCCAATAGGCCTTCATGCCAACCTTTCTGAGGGCTCCCCTGTGTGTGAGGTGCTCAAAACAAACTCTTCTCTGCTCAACCAGGATGGATTCTTCCATGGAAAAATGGGATTCAGAACAGCTCTATCAAGAGGTCTCCTGAACATGTCAGAGGTAGGAGAAGACCACATACAACCCTGCAACTTGCTTTCCTGGTAAAGATCAGCCTGCATTTATCCCAGCACATAACAGCTGAAGAAATTTCCCAGATCCCAGCTGTGAGTAAGCTTAGAGATGACTGTACTGCCTGTGCAGCTGGAGATGGCTTTCCAGGACCTGGGCCtccttctgccagaggctctgCAGCCTTTTAGAAGTCATTCCTCCCCATTTCAGTGCCTGCATACGCTAATGTCCTGTTAACTACTTATCTGAGGGGGCAGAAGAGGCACTGGAACTGGTATTTACAAAAAAACTAGAGATCACTAAAGGGCAAATGACAGAGAAGTCCTAAATAGGCACTAGGCTTTTCATCTGCTTGTAACAGGCTTTTGTTCTCTAGGGAGATGGCTGGTTCTGCTCTGTGAGCACTAACAAACGTGTTCAGGTGATCAAAACTGCCTATGGGATATGAGCACCCATTTCCTCAAtcattttaaagggaaatggGTATTCAAATGCTCTATGTATTTTAGAAAATCCCAGTATCAGCACCATCCCTATGACCAGTACCACAAAGAGCCCTATGCCTGGGGGAAGGCTCTGGGcaacccagcagagctgcacatcCATTTGATCCATTTATAATCACAGCACTTGGTGCCTCACAGGGCCAGGTCCTGACTCATGGCCAGTGAtgtccccagcagcccctccacTCTCCTGCTCTGAGCCTCCTGACAGGTCTTGCTCTGACCCTTCTCTGCGGCACAGGTGAAGCAGGAGCTAAAGGCCCAGGTGGAGCTGTTCCATGAGCTGACAGGTCACCTACCTCCTCACATGGATGGGCACCAGCATGTCCACGTCCTCCCAGGTGAGAAGGAAATCTTCCTCTTCCCAGTGCCAAGCAGGTGAGGGAGTCAGAGAGTCACTAAAGAGGGGCCTCCCCTACCACAGCTCCCTGTCTGAGCAATAAGACACTTGCTCTACAGTTTGCAAAAGCTGGTGACTCTTCAGGTGCTACAagagctccatcctgtcagttagttccatcccagtccctgcccacAGGTCCCAGCATGTTTAAGAGATGACCGAGTACcttttgtcttcattttgaaaataaggTCACTGTGGTACAGAAAACTGAGTAAAAAAAGAATCCAGGTTTCCCCACTCCAGTTCTAAACTGCCTCTGGATAACATTGCTCTGACTTGCAGGGACTTGATGAAGAACTCATTCCTGACAATGCAGTCACCTCTGGTGCACTCTTAAGACCAGAGTCACTCACTTAGAAGGGGGGGCTGGACTAAATGCTCAGTGCTGAAGGGAAGACCTACAAGGCACCTACAGCAGATGGTGAGGGAGAAATATTTCCAGCATAGAAGGTGACCCCTATCCAGACGAAGAAAACCATTTCAGCAGAAGATAAACcaaatgtgattttattttcttgaacaTGGGAAGGAAAGAAGCCTCTGTGCTAACATCTCACAGGGGAGATGATGAGCTGGTTACCCAATTCCTGACTATACTGTCCCTGGTTATATTTGCAGAGGTCAGGCATGTGTTTGCAGAGGTGTTAGAGGAATATGGGATTAAGTACACTCGTGTCCCAGTAGAGCCAGGCCTTCATAACTGTGACTGGATTCCACCATCCCTGATGGACTTTTATCTGGGAGTAGAAGAAGATTCTTTTAACACAGTGGATGTGTTTACAAAGCACGGAATAAGGTAAGACAGGCATTACCCATCCTTTTTGCAGTAAAACTTTAAGATCTTATCAGTTCCTGATAGTATCTTTCAAAAATGGAACACcacctttctctttccttttctgggCTTACAGAGAGATTCAGGAGGAGTACAAAAGTGTCAGGGGCACTAGGGCTTGGGAAGTTCTGTTTGAACAGAGATGACTCACTTCCTCACCTGAAAGGGAATGTTCTTTTCAGGGTATGTTTCTCAGCCTTCCTAGTGAAGCTGCATTAGCCTGGCATCTGGGGTGGCAAGAGAAATGCTGCATCAACACTGGAATACTAAAAGTATGATCTAGGGAAAGGTTTCAAGAAATAACTTTTCATCTACCTGGCAGAGTGAAGAAAGGGTTTTAAGTAGGAGGAAAGAGACTAATTAGAAACAAGTGTTTGTCATTAAGGGGAAGCAAGAAGCTCAGAGCTCGCAGTGCCACAGCTAGCAGTCACTGCTCTAAGCAAACAGCCTTGTCTGTCCTGCACCTCAGGGGCCAAGTCCGAAAAGCTCAGCCCTTCCCCCAGtaacatatttttcttataaGCTTAAACAGTGCCTTATGGATTAAAGACATTTCACTTGATACCCTTGCAGTCACCTGTCCTTTGGGGCAGATTTTGTTACTTTCTCAGTCCActgaaaaagttatttttttagttaatttttttgGTATCAGTTGtcctgaacagcagcatcaGGCTGGCATTTCACCCTGCCTCATCCCTCCAGAGCCTGTGGGCTGTGCTCCAGCCTGTTTCTAAGGGAAGGAAGGGCACAACAACTCACAGGGCAGTTCAGCAGGAGAGTAACGCACCTTTCAGGCAGGTGCACACCAGGACAGCGCAGTGGAAACCTTGCAtgctcaggggctgcctggGGGACAGGGGAACTGGTGGGGCCACCCGAGGACCTGCGTGTTTGTATCCACCCTGCTCCGGCCGCTCCCGGTGAGGCAGGTGAGAAGGGGTGAGCTCTTACCAAAACATGAACACGGGGAAACCCAGGGAAACACAAAGCACAGGCGGCCGAAAGCTCGGGGAACTCAGTGCTGCAACTCGACTTCAGCACCTGTGCAGAAGGACCGCTCTGAGCCCCTGGAGCCGGCTTGTGATGCCAGAGAGCACAAGGCTCTGCTCATTGCACAGGTGTCGGCAAGGGTACTATATTCACACTTCAAATTCTTCTGCTAAGTCCTGCAGACTCTTTTCAAGAAGAGCCCAGCGTTCAGCTGGGCTGTTCTTTGATCATGCAGGTAAAAACTGCAGCCTTGGTTTCTTCCAAAAATGTTCTCATTCTGCCCTCACATGTACTTGGCTCACCTGCCTTGGGCTTGTTCAGGCTGCACTAGGGCCAGTCTTTGCAGCCAGACTTGAAAAAAGATCTGTGTCAAAGCTACTAAGAACCAGCCTGTAGCTGTCCTCTAGTAGTAGCATTTTGTCCAGTTATTATGGCTCTTTGATACATTCTGGCAGAACGCTTCTTTAGCTGAGTGgtttccattttatttcagtcaCTTTTGTTTCTGCTTACCTGAGGGTTATTATTCAGGTGTAAGATTTTGATAGTGTGGCATTTCTGAGTTTagctctgctcttcccctttGGGCCAACAAAATGCACCTGTAAGCTCACAGATACCAAACAACCCCTGTGCTGTGACACAGTGTATGTCAGTAgtctcagcagcactgctgatgCTGGGGGGTTCCTGTCACTGCAGAACTGCTGCTGGAAATAGGATCCTCGTTTCaataaggaaagagaaagcaTAACTGGTGTGAGGTTCTGTTTTCACTTTTGCTTATagttaaaagttttaaaatccccttccccctttttgGTCTTACATTGTAGGTAAATTTTGATTCCTAATCCACTGGACATAACACAGTTCTCTACCTACCTCGTTAGCATTAATATCAGTATTCTCTCCCCTGGCTCCAGGTGGCCTGACATTTATATAGGCCTGAGCACCATGGGCAAGAACATGTCTGTGAGCAGCATCTGGAGTGCCATCAACTCTGCCATCGTGGAGGTCACATCCAGGGCGCCCTCGCCTgcacacccagcactgcagagcaggacagtgACCATTGAACTGATGGTGCATCCGGGGTACCCCAGTGTCCCACCCGTTggtggctgtggggaaggacCGGATGATTTCTCCCAGTCCTGGGAGCGCCTCCATGAACTCCAGACGTTAATTaagccagagctgcagagccatTACAAAAGCAGGAACATTCAGCTGTGTTCATTCAAAGATCTTTAAATAAATGAGCAGAcatccacccacccacccaccaacccatccctccatccatccatccatcctctGAAGCCAGGTAGTTGCTGGTGTCCAGACAAGCCAGACCACTGTTACCAGTGTCAcactccctggcacagctgacaGGAGCTGAGAACAGCCTGGGAATGGAAGAGCATTACCCtgtgagcagctccaggcagtgCCCCAGAGCCACGACTGTCAGTTTTTAGGCCACAGCATCTGCTCTGAATGTGACATACCCCTTCTATGACACCCCAACGCAGTGCAGGACAGCGACCAaggcccagctgcctcccaggGCTCAGCTCCTGTCAACgaaggagcagcacagaggtgTGCTCTGTTGTGAGACGCTTTGCACCATCATTTCTCTTTTTAGACTTAATGGTCCATAGGTACCATAGGTACTATCATTTCTCTTTTTGGATTtaatggcaaaaaaataaacattctgGAGGAGCAGGTGCTGCTTTGGAGCAGCCGCTTGGTGTAGGTCATGGGAGGCCTGGAAACCTTC of the Pseudopipra pipra isolate bDixPip1 chromosome 18, bDixPip1.hap1, whole genome shotgun sequence genome contains:
- the YDJC gene encoding carbohydrate deacetylase, with translation MLQVKLIVTGDDFGYCPRRNQGIVDCFLAGAISNVSLLVNGSAAADAAKLARRYSIPIGLHANLSEGSPVCEVLKTNSSLLNQDGFFHGKMGFRTALSRGLLNMSEVKQELKAQVELFHELTGHLPPHMDGHQHVHVLPEVRHVFAEVLEEYGIKYTRVPVEPGLHNCDWIPPSLMDFYLGVEEDSFNTVDVFTKHGIRWPDIYIGLSTMGKNMSVSSIWSAINSAIVEVTSRAPSPAHPALQSRTVTIELMVHPGYPSVPPVGGCGEGPDDFSQSWERLHELQTLIKPELQSHYKSRNIQLCSFKDL